One Paenibacillus riograndensis SBR5 DNA segment encodes these proteins:
- a CDS encoding TetR/AcrR family transcriptional regulator has protein sequence MNRNDSIADHADKDTKQTILEATVDLIRAYGFSCATMRNIAAKAETNLALVNYHYGSKEKLLADAVRVLLSTFDDAFKVLEDDTVPPRERLKEFFIRYIEELKRYPGMARQMLEQRHHIMSSLDEYSRYCKMMRLEKILQAIQEITGEQDKNKLMMMQLQIYGAVVVPEIMLSSLPADKADFMPVFNPPPIEEQIDGLFERYFHQY, from the coding sequence ATGAACAGAAACGACAGCATTGCAGATCATGCAGATAAGGATACGAAACAGACGATTCTTGAAGCGACCGTGGATTTGATCCGGGCATATGGGTTCAGCTGTGCCACAATGCGTAATATAGCCGCCAAAGCAGAGACGAATCTGGCCCTTGTCAACTATCATTACGGCTCTAAGGAAAAGCTGCTGGCAGATGCGGTAAGGGTGCTGCTCTCTACCTTTGATGACGCCTTTAAAGTGCTGGAGGACGACACAGTGCCGCCAAGGGAGCGGCTCAAGGAATTTTTCATCCGTTATATAGAAGAGCTCAAGCGTTATCCCGGGATGGCGAGACAAATGCTTGAGCAGAGACATCATATTATGAGTTCCCTGGATGAATACTCCCGTTACTGCAAAATGATGCGGCTTGAAAAGATTTTGCAGGCTATTCAGGAAATCACCGGTGAGCAGGATAAAAACAAGCTGATGATGATGCAGCTTCAGATATATGGTGCAGTGGTTGTTCCTGAGATCATGCTGTCCAGCCTGCCTGCGGACAAAGCGGATTTCATGCCGGTCTTCAACCCTCCGCCCATTGAGGAGCAGATTGACGGGTTGTTCGAACGTTATTTTCATCAATACTAA
- a CDS encoding DHA2 family efflux MFS transporter permease subunit: MSNTTNAKGAPAEQPFSLKAILPPLLAIIVGMIMVILDGTVVNVAVPKLVEYFNTDLKTVQWAITGYTLALAAVIPLAGYMTDRFGSKQVFVATVAMFVLGSMLCSIAQTSSQLVLFRVIQGLGGGMVAPIGMAMVFRLAPPERRGSIMGLLGIPMLLAPALGPVLSGWLVEYVSWHWIFLINLPIGIVGITLGIKYLPKTETKGRAHLDILGIILAPVAFSMLAYGVNQGGGESWSSTGAIVGLSVGGVALVLFIIVELLHKHPLLELRVFRSSDFTRGIILSWVTQAALFGSMLFVPLYLQQIRNYTPLETGLILLPQALASGIGMPLGGRLFDKIGARPLVFVGLSIISTALFMLSNVTVDTGLPFIMSCLAMMGLGMGLSMMPVNTHVLNSAPREWVNRVTPLTAAAQQVVVSFAVAGMTGYLTSQIAVHMGKMAAGANPLSAMVLGFNDVFFFSACIAVAGVVISLILRKPKVSAVPASPDAQTADPAMMMGH; the protein is encoded by the coding sequence ATGTCAAACACAACAAATGCGAAAGGCGCTCCTGCAGAGCAGCCCTTCTCACTGAAAGCTATACTGCCGCCGCTGCTGGCAATTATCGTTGGGATGATTATGGTTATCCTCGACGGTACAGTAGTCAATGTAGCCGTACCTAAGCTGGTGGAGTATTTCAACACTGACCTCAAAACTGTGCAGTGGGCCATTACCGGATATACACTTGCCCTGGCTGCTGTAATCCCGCTCGCCGGCTATATGACGGACCGTTTCGGATCGAAGCAGGTATTCGTTGCAACGGTTGCCATGTTCGTACTGGGCTCCATGCTGTGCTCGATCGCGCAAACTTCAAGCCAGCTGGTACTCTTCCGAGTCATTCAAGGTCTGGGCGGCGGGATGGTTGCCCCCATCGGGATGGCGATGGTCTTCAGACTGGCTCCGCCGGAGCGCAGAGGGTCGATCATGGGTCTGCTGGGTATTCCAATGCTGCTGGCTCCTGCACTCGGACCGGTTTTGTCCGGCTGGCTGGTGGAATATGTGAGCTGGCACTGGATTTTCCTGATCAATTTACCAATCGGAATCGTAGGAATCACGCTGGGCATTAAATATCTGCCGAAGACAGAAACGAAAGGAAGAGCCCATCTCGATATTCTGGGTATTATCCTGGCTCCGGTAGCCTTCTCCATGCTTGCCTACGGTGTGAATCAGGGCGGCGGTGAAAGCTGGTCCTCAACGGGTGCCATTGTAGGGTTGTCTGTGGGCGGTGTGGCGCTGGTGTTGTTTATCATTGTAGAGCTGCTTCACAAGCATCCTCTGCTGGAGCTTCGCGTATTCCGTTCATCTGACTTCACCCGGGGGATTATTCTAAGCTGGGTAACCCAGGCTGCATTGTTCGGCTCCATGTTGTTCGTGCCGCTGTATCTGCAGCAGATCCGTAATTATACACCGCTGGAAACCGGTCTGATCCTGCTGCCGCAGGCGCTGGCTTCCGGGATCGGCATGCCGCTGGGCGGCCGCCTGTTTGACAAAATCGGTGCGCGTCCATTGGTATTTGTCGGCCTGAGCATTATTTCAACCGCACTCTTTATGCTTTCGAATGTGACTGTGGATACTGGACTGCCGTTTATTATGTCCTGTCTGGCGATGATGGGGCTTGGCATGGGTCTCTCCATGATGCCGGTCAACACCCATGTGCTGAACTCGGCGCCGCGTGAATGGGTGAACCGGGTTACACCGCTCACCGCTGCTGCCCAGCAGGTTGTGGTGTCCTTTGCAGTGGCAGGAATGACCGGTTACCTGACCAGTCAAATAGCAGTTCATATGGGAAAAATGGCCGCTGGCGCGAATCCGCTCTCTGCCATGGTTCTTGGATTCAATGATGTGTTCTTCTTCTCGGCCTGTATCGCTGTAGCAGGTGTGGTCATCAGCCTGATTCTGCGCAAGCCTAAAGTGTCTGCTGTTCCGGCTTCCCCGGACGCTCAGACCGCTGATCCCGCGATGATGATGGGACATTAA
- a CDS encoding M20 metallopeptidase family protein produces the protein MIEKAGDFLSMAHQLQDKMVMYRHHLHAVPELDLSLPRTTAYVKEVLESMGLKPAPVGESGLMVTIGGQHAGKVILVRADMDGLPIQEETELSYASLNGNMHACGHDMHTSMLLGAAEILKASEGQLRGTVKLMFQPGEETLHGAKMMLENGILDNPKVDAAMMLHVLTGMPLPIGQFVVPEEGGAISASSDWFEIIIRGRGSHGAMPEAAVDPLNVAAHLHLALQGILSREISPIDNAVLTIGVMEGGTTNNVIPDTARLKGSVRTFNAALRDKVETRIREISAGIGDTFQAKVEVIYTRGCPEVKTDGGLNEQMRASIGNTFGDGSYIGITELVPGGKLMGSEDFAFVSQAVPSTTVFLNAGNAEEGYSYPVHHPKTMFSDEVLHRGAAAFAAFARDWLESNR, from the coding sequence GTGATTGAAAAAGCTGGAGACTTTTTGAGTATGGCCCATCAGCTGCAGGACAAAATGGTCATGTACAGGCATCATCTTCATGCGGTTCCGGAACTTGATTTAAGTTTGCCCAGGACAACGGCCTACGTAAAAGAGGTGTTGGAGTCGATGGGGCTTAAGCCCGCTCCCGTAGGAGAATCAGGTCTAATGGTTACGATCGGCGGTCAACATGCCGGGAAGGTGATTCTTGTTCGTGCAGATATGGACGGGCTGCCCATTCAAGAGGAAACGGAGCTGTCTTACGCATCGTTGAATGGAAACATGCACGCCTGTGGGCATGACATGCATACTTCCATGCTGCTCGGAGCTGCGGAGATCCTGAAGGCGAGCGAAGGGCAGCTTCGCGGGACGGTTAAGCTTATGTTTCAGCCGGGTGAAGAGACTCTGCACGGGGCAAAGATGATGCTGGAGAATGGGATTCTCGACAATCCTAAAGTGGATGCAGCCATGATGCTCCATGTGTTGACCGGAATGCCGCTTCCTATCGGACAATTTGTTGTGCCTGAGGAAGGTGGAGCGATCTCTGCTTCTTCGGATTGGTTCGAAATCATCATCCGCGGAAGGGGCTCACATGGAGCGATGCCCGAGGCCGCAGTGGACCCCTTAAATGTGGCTGCTCATCTACATCTGGCACTGCAGGGTATCCTCAGCCGGGAAATTTCGCCGATTGATAATGCAGTGCTTACCATCGGCGTGATGGAAGGTGGAACTACGAACAACGTGATTCCCGATACGGCCAGATTGAAAGGAAGCGTGCGCACATTTAACGCCGCTTTGCGGGATAAAGTGGAAACCCGTATCCGCGAAATTAGCGCAGGGATCGGAGATACTTTTCAGGCCAAGGTGGAAGTGATCTATACGAGGGGTTGTCCTGAAGTGAAAACGGATGGCGGACTTAATGAGCAAATGAGGGCTTCGATTGGAAATACCTTTGGCGACGGCTCCTATATTGGTATAACTGAGCTGGTACCCGGCGGCAAATTAATGGGATCAGAAGACTTCGCCTTTGTCTCACAGGCGGTGCCAAGTACCACAGTGTTTCTTAACGCAGGCAATGCCGAAGAAGGTTATAGTTACCCTGTACACCATCCTAAGACGATGTTCTCGGATGAGGTGCTTCATAGAGGGGCTGCGGCTTTCGCAGCTTTTGCCAGAGATTGGCTTGAAAGTAACAGATAA
- a CDS encoding enoyl-CoA hydratase/isomerase family protein: MTERRMIGPTKFEEYSEKYKEFLLMTRRDGIIEVRLHTGGGPYKHNWEAHTAWSHAWSDIGRDPENEVMIISGTGDKWVIGDPEVWNTKFMDWPKQKKLEQYHESLRLLENLIFCIDIPTIGAVNGPGTHCELATLCDITICTEDADFFDPHYLGGTPPGDGMLLTLQNMIGFKKAAYYAYTGKNINGQTALDLGIVSEVLPREQLLPRAWELAEMIMQAPRSTRHLSHSIISRPWKQALVADQGFQLAHQMYDMAIDEEGALERLKKMQGRLMGKDVQ; the protein is encoded by the coding sequence ATGACAGAGAGACGTATGATTGGACCCACCAAATTTGAAGAGTACTCGGAGAAATACAAGGAATTCCTGTTAATGACCCGTCGTGACGGAATCATTGAAGTGCGTCTTCACACGGGCGGAGGTCCGTACAAGCACAATTGGGAAGCTCATACCGCCTGGTCTCATGCCTGGTCAGATATTGGCCGTGACCCTGAGAACGAAGTCATGATTATTTCGGGAACTGGGGATAAATGGGTGATTGGCGACCCTGAGGTCTGGAATACGAAATTTATGGATTGGCCGAAGCAAAAGAAGCTCGAACAGTATCATGAATCACTGAGACTGCTTGAAAATCTGATCTTCTGCATTGACATCCCGACTATCGGGGCGGTCAACGGTCCGGGAACGCACTGTGAGCTTGCAACACTCTGTGATATTACCATTTGTACGGAAGACGCGGACTTTTTCGATCCGCATTATCTGGGAGGCACGCCTCCAGGAGATGGTATGCTGCTCACACTGCAGAACATGATCGGTTTCAAAAAAGCAGCCTATTATGCATACACCGGCAAGAATATCAATGGTCAGACCGCCTTGGACCTGGGTATCGTCAGTGAAGTCCTGCCCCGTGAGCAGCTCCTTCCACGCGCATGGGAGCTTGCGGAGATGATCATGCAGGCACCGCGTTCAACGAGACATCTGTCTCACTCCATCATCTCCCGTCCATGGAAGCAGGCCCTGGTCGCCGATCAAGGGTTCCAACTGGCCCACCAAATGTACGACATGGCCATTGATGAAGAAGGAGCACTGGAGCGGCTGAAGAAAATGCAGGGACGCCTGATGGGCAAAGATGTTCAATAG
- a CDS encoding enoyl-CoA hydratase/isomerase family protein: protein MFNRKMIGPTRFEEYSEKYKDLFLMTRHDGILEVRMHTNGGPLQFDWPVQAAYGHVWSDIGRDPENEVMILTGTGELWQIGNPEVWTTKFMDWPNRRKLEMYHESLRMIENMVHCLDIPTIGAINGTGAHWQLGTLCDITICAEDTAFFDAHYLGGVPPGDGIVLALQKILGSKKAAYYAYTGLNITAQEALDLGLISEVLPREQLLPRAWGLAEMIMQAPRSTRHLTHSIVSHPWKQAFAENQGLQLTHQLVDMAIDEEGIHERLMKLKERFQRNGR from the coding sequence ATGTTCAATAGAAAGATGATAGGACCTACACGGTTCGAAGAGTACTCTGAGAAGTACAAGGACTTATTCCTCATGACCCGCCACGACGGCATCCTCGAAGTGCGTATGCACACTAACGGGGGACCTTTACAATTCGACTGGCCGGTCCAAGCCGCATATGGTCATGTATGGTCAGATATTGGCCGTGATCCTGAGAATGAGGTCATGATCCTTACAGGGACAGGAGAGCTGTGGCAGATAGGCAATCCTGAAGTCTGGACCACCAAATTCATGGATTGGCCGAATCGCCGGAAGCTGGAGATGTATCATGAATCGCTCAGAATGATTGAAAATATGGTTCATTGCCTGGACATCCCCACGATTGGGGCGATCAATGGGACAGGCGCACACTGGCAGCTGGGAACGCTTTGTGACATTACCATTTGCGCGGAAGACACCGCGTTCTTCGATGCCCATTATCTGGGCGGTGTTCCGCCTGGAGACGGAATCGTTCTGGCCCTTCAAAAGATACTGGGGAGCAAAAAAGCGGCATACTACGCATACACGGGCTTGAACATTACTGCCCAAGAGGCACTGGACCTCGGTCTGATCAGTGAGGTACTGCCTCGTGAACAGCTTCTTCCACGGGCATGGGGGCTGGCAGAGATGATCATGCAGGCACCCCGCTCTACAAGACATCTTACGCATTCGATTGTATCGCACCCTTGGAAACAAGCTTTTGCAGAGAATCAAGGTCTTCAGCTTACTCACCAATTGGTTGACATGGCGATTGATGAAGAGGGGATTCATGAGCGGCTGATGAAGCTCAAGGAACGTTTTCAGAGGAATGGGCGATAA
- a CDS encoding L-serine ammonia-lyase, iron-sulfur-dependent, subunit alpha: MRSLTELYKIGSGPSSSHTMGPEKAARIFKAENEDADQFKALIYGSLAKTGKGHMTDKAIIRALSPASAEVEFVPQPDFVLPHPNTMDLFAYQDGQQTNSMRAVSIGGGDIVIEGREETHGPDVYPENSFAEISAFCKANHIRLSDYVEQREGNQIWEFLQGIWEAMKRSIDEGLSVTGILEGGLHVERKAKYLYHQRDMDESPETRENRIVSAYAFAVNEQNAAAGTVVTAPTCGASGVVPASLRYMQEKLQVPDERILRALAVGGLIGNLVKQNASISGAQCGCQAEVGTACSMAAAALAELSGMEIDQIEYAAEVAMEHHLGLTCDPINGLVQIPCIERNAVGAMRAINALSLAKFLSGTRKISFDLVVQTMYETGQDMNSSYRETSEGGLAKLYKIDS; encoded by the coding sequence ATGAGATCGTTGACTGAGCTATATAAGATTGGCAGTGGACCGTCCAGCTCCCATACCATGGGGCCGGAGAAGGCGGCCAGAATCTTCAAAGCAGAAAATGAAGACGCAGACCAGTTCAAGGCACTGATCTATGGTTCCCTTGCCAAAACAGGCAAAGGCCATATGACGGACAAGGCCATTATTCGCGCATTGTCACCCGCTTCAGCGGAGGTTGAATTTGTTCCGCAGCCAGATTTTGTTCTGCCCCATCCCAATACGATGGACTTGTTCGCTTACCAAGACGGTCAGCAAACCAATTCCATGCGTGCTGTCAGTATCGGCGGCGGGGATATCGTAATTGAGGGGCGGGAGGAGACGCATGGGCCTGATGTTTACCCGGAGAACAGCTTTGCAGAGATCAGTGCCTTTTGTAAAGCGAATCATATCCGGCTAAGCGATTATGTCGAGCAGCGTGAAGGCAATCAGATCTGGGAATTCCTCCAAGGAATCTGGGAAGCGATGAAGCGGTCGATCGACGAAGGGCTGTCCGTCACAGGTATTCTGGAAGGCGGTCTTCATGTCGAACGCAAGGCGAAATATCTCTATCATCAGCGGGATATGGATGAGAGCCCGGAGACGCGTGAGAATCGGATCGTTAGCGCGTACGCTTTTGCCGTCAACGAACAGAATGCGGCCGCCGGCACAGTCGTAACTGCTCCAACCTGCGGGGCCAGCGGTGTTGTGCCCGCCTCGCTCCGTTATATGCAGGAGAAGCTGCAGGTCCCGGACGAACGGATTCTCCGGGCGCTGGCCGTCGGCGGGCTCATTGGCAATCTGGTCAAGCAGAACGCCTCCATCAGCGGCGCTCAATGCGGCTGCCAGGCGGAGGTTGGCACGGCTTGCTCTATGGCAGCGGCTGCACTGGCTGAACTGTCTGGTATGGAGATCGACCAGATTGAGTATGCGGCGGAGGTTGCTATGGAGCACCACTTGGGTTTAACCTGTGATCCGATTAACGGACTTGTTCAGATCCCTTGCATTGAGCGGAATGCTGTGGGTGCGATGCGGGCGATCAATGCGCTGAGCCTGGCTAAATTCTTGTCTGGTACCCGTAAGATATCTTTTGATCTGGTTGTACAGACCATGTATGAGACAGGCCAGGATATGAACAGTAGTTACCGCGAAACTTCAGAAGGCGGGCTCGCTAAACTTTACAAAATAGACAGTTAA
- a CDS encoding DMT family transporter, with amino-acid sequence MKPLKAELMLFVVTMFWGSSYLFMKMGLGSLGEFNLIALRFGLAFILAAVLFHKRLRTVDARTVKYGALLGFLLLGVFTCITFGLKTTTTSNAGFLVALTVVFVPMLEVLVFKKRVAPPQLFGAILAISGIGLLTLNGSLQVRPGDLLCILSAVFYAVQILVTARAVKTGDSLNIGILQLGFAGGYALILSAVFETPSLPATLPGWIAVLALGIFCSACGFILQPVAQKHTSPTRTGLIFALEPVFAAFFGYWFVHEKLSLQGYTGAALVLLGIVASELLGKLHFVPPARMLKKRRANL; translated from the coding sequence ATGAAGCCGCTTAAGGCTGAGCTGATGCTTTTTGTAGTAACTATGTTCTGGGGCTCTTCTTACCTGTTCATGAAGATGGGTCTGGGGTCGCTCGGAGAGTTCAACCTCATTGCGCTGCGCTTTGGGCTTGCTTTTATCCTGGCAGCGGTTTTGTTTCACAAGCGCCTTAGAACAGTAGATGCCCGGACAGTGAAATATGGGGCATTGCTGGGTTTCCTCCTGCTCGGAGTCTTCACCTGCATCACCTTCGGGCTAAAGACGACCACGACCTCGAATGCCGGCTTCCTCGTAGCGCTAACCGTGGTGTTCGTCCCCATGCTGGAGGTTCTGGTCTTCAAAAAAAGAGTCGCGCCCCCGCAGCTCTTCGGCGCTATTCTCGCCATCAGCGGCATCGGGTTGCTTACGCTGAACGGCTCACTGCAGGTCCGTCCCGGCGACCTTCTCTGTATCTTGTCTGCCGTGTTCTATGCGGTGCAGATCCTGGTCACAGCCCGGGCGGTCAAGACCGGCGACTCGCTGAACATCGGCATTCTGCAGCTCGGCTTCGCCGGAGGCTATGCCCTGATTCTGTCGGCCGTCTTCGAGACACCTTCGCTGCCGGCCACCCTGCCCGGCTGGATTGCTGTTCTCGCCCTCGGCATCTTCTGCAGCGCCTGCGGCTTCATCCTCCAGCCCGTGGCCCAGAAGCACACCTCACCGACCCGCACCGGCCTGATCTTCGCCCTGGAGCCTGTCTTCGCTGCCTTCTTCGGCTACTGGTTCGTGCATGAGAAGCTCTCCCTCCAAGGCTACACAGGCGCAGCGCTGGTTCTGCTGGGCATCGTTGCCTCGGAGCTGCTGGGTAAGCTGCATTTTGTTCCTCCGGCAAGGATGCTGAAGAAACGGCGGGCGAATCTGTAG
- a CDS encoding LysR family transcriptional regulator, translated as MSISKYEVFLKVVELGSLTRAAEVLGFTQSGISHTISSLESEFGFTLLLRNRSGVRLTVNGEQVVQPIREIMKWNEQLKQQVADIHGLETGTITIGTFTSVSVHWLPGMIKQFREEYPYIEFKLMEGGYLEIEQWIEAGVVDFGFISLPTRENFEVFPLKQDRMLAILSKEHPLSKAPYMPLAQIAHEDFIIPKAGSDYDVRRVLEKAAIKPNIKFSAGDDYAIIAMVENGLGISILPELVIQRQNHNVAMLELEERSFRSLGIAVHSMRHASPAAKRFLGHVQSWFK; from the coding sequence TTGAGCATCAGCAAATACGAGGTGTTTCTCAAGGTGGTGGAGCTGGGAAGCCTGACCCGGGCCGCAGAGGTGCTGGGCTTCACCCAATCCGGCATCAGCCATACGATCAGCAGTCTGGAATCGGAGTTTGGCTTCACTCTGCTGCTGAGAAACCGCTCGGGAGTCAGGCTGACAGTCAACGGTGAGCAGGTGGTTCAGCCCATCCGGGAGATCATGAAATGGAATGAGCAGCTGAAGCAGCAGGTCGCAGATATCCATGGCCTGGAGACAGGAACGATTACCATCGGTACCTTCACCAGCGTTTCGGTTCACTGGCTGCCGGGAATGATTAAGCAGTTCCGTGAAGAATATCCGTATATCGAATTCAAGCTGATGGAAGGCGGTTACCTGGAAATTGAGCAGTGGATCGAGGCTGGAGTGGTGGATTTCGGGTTTATCTCTTTGCCCACAAGGGAGAACTTCGAGGTGTTTCCGCTGAAGCAGGACCGGATGCTGGCCATCCTCTCCAAGGAGCATCCCCTGAGCAAGGCCCCCTATATGCCGCTTGCGCAAATCGCCCATGAGGATTTCATTATCCCGAAGGCAGGTTCGGATTACGATGTCAGAAGGGTGCTGGAAAAGGCAGCGATCAAGCCGAATATCAAATTCTCGGCCGGGGATGATTATGCCATTATCGCCATGGTGGAAAACGGGCTTGGCATCAGTATTCTGCCGGAACTGGTCATCCAGCGCCAGAACCATAACGTCGCCATGCTGGAGCTTGAAGAACGCAGCTTCCGTTCACTGGGCATTGCCGTGCATTCCATGAGACATGCTTCACCGGCGGCCAAAAGGTTCCTGGGGCATGTCCAGTCCTGGTTCAAATAG
- a CDS encoding LacI family DNA-binding transcriptional regulator, producing MIAIASRKEVAELAGVSEATVSRVLNNVGPLKEKTKEKVLAAARELGYTPSSLARSFARRRSGNLGVIMPYLPKARLFSAYYFSEILSGIGSRAREEGYDLLMIFRDADEPLDYCGLFRMRKVDACIVLGAKEEAGELAALRQLKQEGHPYCLINQHFAGEGFHEVDADHVEGCQLAVKHLLQQGFTRIAFLNGPLAYSNSRDRLEGYMRAFQEAGIPADPSLLFEGNFSRRSGIAAAQAIAPQLERIEAVAAANDRMAIGLQQGLRELGIPAEWMPAIVGYDDSDAAELTTPALSSVRVPFYQLGEIAAAKVLELPESGSRDTEQETIHVKLPAKLIVRASSLRLGGIQ from the coding sequence ATGATTGCTATCGCAAGCCGCAAAGAAGTTGCCGAGCTTGCCGGAGTTTCCGAAGCGACAGTCTCCCGTGTGCTGAACAATGTCGGTCCGCTCAAGGAAAAGACGAAGGAGAAGGTTCTTGCAGCCGCCAGGGAGCTGGGATATACGCCCAGCTCGCTTGCCCGCAGCTTTGCCCGCAGGCGCAGCGGCAACCTGGGCGTCATCATGCCCTATCTGCCCAAAGCCCGGTTGTTCTCCGCATATTATTTCTCCGAGATTCTGAGCGGAATCGGCAGCCGGGCCAGGGAAGAAGGGTATGATCTGCTGATGATCTTCCGCGATGCCGATGAGCCGCTGGATTACTGCGGGCTCTTCCGTATGCGCAAGGTGGATGCCTGCATTGTGCTGGGCGCTAAGGAAGAGGCCGGAGAGCTTGCCGCGCTGCGGCAGCTGAAGCAGGAAGGGCATCCCTACTGTCTCATCAACCAGCATTTTGCGGGTGAGGGATTCCATGAGGTGGATGCCGATCATGTGGAAGGCTGCCAGCTTGCGGTGAAGCATCTGCTGCAGCAGGGCTTCACCAGAATTGCTTTCCTGAATGGGCCGCTGGCCTATTCCAACAGCCGGGACCGGCTGGAAGGATATATGCGGGCATTTCAGGAGGCAGGCATTCCGGCAGACCCTTCGCTTTTGTTCGAAGGGAATTTCAGCCGCAGAAGCGGAATTGCGGCTGCACAGGCTATTGCCCCACAGCTGGAGCGCATTGAGGCTGTGGCGGCAGCCAATGACCGGATGGCCATTGGCCTGCAGCAAGGCCTCCGGGAGCTGGGCATCCCCGCAGAGTGGATGCCGGCGATCGTCGGCTATGACGATTCGGATGCCGCAGAGCTTACAACACCCGCCCTTAGCAGCGTGCGGGTACCCTTTTATCAGCTGGGGGAAATTGCTGCAGCCAAAGTGCTGGAACTGCCGGAGAGCGGAAGCAGGGATACGGAGCAGGAGACTATCCATGTGAAGCTTCCCGCCAAGCTTATTGTGCGTGCTTCATCATTAAGATTAGGAGGGATTCAATGA
- a CDS encoding Gfo/Idh/MocA family protein has product MKQLRIGMIGYKFMGKAHSNAYRSLPMFFPKALKPEMAVLCGRNAVDLQEAAARLGWSDTVTDWRELVGRDDIDLIDINAPSDAHKEIALAAAKAGKHIFCEKPLALTLADSREMLEAAEEAGVMHMVGFNYRFSPAVRLAKRLVESGRLGQIYHFRAWFLQDWILDPEFPLVWRLQKEIAGSGSHGDLGAHLIDLAHFLVGDMKEVIGMSETFIKERPLAAEMTGLSAKASAGAPRGPVTVDDATLFLARFANGAIGSFEATRFAAGHRSTNSFEINGSLGSVKFDFERMNELEVYLTSDEEDVQGFRRVLATDPAHDYAEAWWPPGHTIGFEHTFIHEFLELASAAAEGRQPVPNFHDGVKCQAVLEAVERSVQERRWVELSEM; this is encoded by the coding sequence ATGAAACAGCTGCGCATCGGAATGATTGGATACAAGTTCATGGGCAAGGCGCACAGCAATGCTTACCGGAGTCTGCCGATGTTTTTCCCGAAGGCGTTGAAGCCGGAGATGGCGGTGCTATGCGGCCGGAATGCCGTTGATCTGCAGGAGGCCGCAGCCCGGCTGGGCTGGTCGGATACCGTAACCGATTGGAGAGAACTGGTTGGCCGCGACGATATTGATCTAATTGATATCAACGCGCCCAGTGATGCGCATAAGGAGATTGCACTGGCCGCGGCGAAGGCCGGAAAGCATATTTTTTGCGAGAAGCCCCTGGCCCTGACACTTGCGGATTCCCGTGAAATGCTGGAGGCTGCAGAGGAAGCCGGGGTTATGCATATGGTTGGCTTCAACTACCGTTTCTCTCCGGCGGTTCGCCTGGCCAAGCGGCTGGTGGAGAGCGGACGGCTGGGACAAATCTATCATTTCCGGGCCTGGTTTCTGCAGGACTGGATTCTGGATCCCGAATTTCCGCTGGTATGGAGGCTGCAGAAGGAGATTGCCGGTTCCGGTTCTCACGGCGACCTCGGGGCGCATCTGATTGACCTCGCCCATTTTCTGGTCGGCGACATGAAAGAGGTCATCGGTATGAGTGAAACCTTCATCAAGGAGCGACCTTTGGCTGCCGAGATGACGGGCCTCAGTGCCAAGGCGAGTGCCGGTGCTCCAAGAGGACCGGTGACCGTAGATGATGCCACGCTGTTCCTGGCGCGGTTTGCAAACGGTGCCATCGGCAGTTTTGAGGCTACGCGTTTTGCTGCCGGCCACCGCTCGACCAATTCCTTTGAGATCAATGGCAGTCTTGGGAGTGTGAAATTTGATTTCGAACGGATGAATGAGCTTGAGGTCTATCTGACCTCTGACGAGGAGGATGTGCAGGGCTTCCGGCGGGTACTCGCCACAGATCCGGCCCATGATTATGCCGAAGCCTGGTGGCCGCCGGGACATACAATCGGTTTTGAGCATACCTTCATTCATGAATTTCTGGAGCTGGCATCGGCTGCCGCAGAAGGCCGCCAGCCGGTGCCGAATTTTCACGATGGCGTGAAATGCCAGGCGGTGCTGGAAGCCGTGGAACGGTCAGTGCAGGAGCGGCGCTGGGTTGAACTGTCTGAAATGTAA